The DNA segment AATAGGAAGAAACTGCTGGATCGGAAGCAAAGTTACCATTCTGGACGGTGTGAAAATAGGGGAAGGAAGCATTCTGGCAGCAGGAAGCGTTATCACAAAATCATTCCCCGCAAACAGTATCATCGCAGGAGTTCCTGCAAAACTAATAAAAACAAGAAATTATGAAAACGAATCAGACTATATTGGCGAGTTGCTATGCCGTAAATCCATATAAAGGATCCGAAGATGCAATGGGCTGGAATTTTGTATGCCAGATTGCGAGATTCCGGAAAGTAATTGCGATTACCCGGGAAAACAACAGGGCAAATATAGAAAAATACATTTCAGAACACCCGGACGGTGTGCACAGAAATATCACCTTCCTTTATTTTGACCTTCCTTACTGGATGAGGTTCTGGAAAAAAGGCAGCAGAGGAGCATTGCTGTACTATTACCTATGGCAAAAAGGCATCGTTTCTTTCATCAAAAAACAGAAACTGGATTTTGATATCACCCACAATATAAATTTCCATAATGACTGGACCCCGAGTTTTCTCTGGAAACTCCGTAAACCAATGGTTTGGGGTCCGGTAGGGCATCACCCGCTGATTCCGGGTCAGTACTTAAATATGTATTCGAAAACACATTTTATAAAAGACAGGCTTACGTGGATGGTTAAGAATTTTTTCTGGAAATTTTCGTCTTCATTACAAAATACCATCAGACATTCCGGACATATCTGGTGTATGAATACCAGTGTTCCGCAGAAACTGAATCTCGCTGAAAGTTCCTATTCTCTGTGTCCTTCAGTTGCAACGGAAGATTTTAAGAAACACGAGGAAATCAGCCCTAAATCAGGATTTACGGTAATAAGTGTGGGAAGGTTTGTCCCTCTAAAAGGTTTTGATTTAACGATACGCTCATTTATAGAATTTATTAATCAGCTTCCGGAAAAAAAACAGTCCGAATGCAAACTCATCCTTGTAGGAGCAGGAGAACAGAAAGCGCTCTACGAAAGCCTGATTGAACGCAGCGGAATGAATGATTTCATTGAAATTAAAGAATGGGTAGAGCGTAAAGAACTTATGAAACTGTATGACAGTGCTTCGGTATTTCTTTTTCCTTCCCACGAAGGTGCCGGAATGGTAGTGCCTGAAGCGCTCTGTTTCGGTTTGCCGGTGATCTGCCTGCAAAATGAAGGTCCCGGAGAATTTATCAATCATTCCTGTGGTATTGCCGTTCCGAAGCAGAGTTATAAAAAAACATTGGAAGAATTGAGTCTTGCTTTGATAAGAGTGTATTTAGATGAGCCTCTCAGAAAAAAATTAAGCCTGGGAGCCAGAAAACAATATGTTGAAAAGTTTTCATGGGAGAAGAGGGGAGAGCACCTGGATGAAATTTATAGCAAAATGTGATATGAACAGAATTGTAGCCATACATTTATTAAACGACTATAGCGGAAGCCCGAAGGTATTAATGCAGCTTCTAAAAACCTGGACAGGAAAAAATATAGAAGTTCACTTATTTACTTCCGGCGGGAGTACAGGCTTTTTATCAGATTTGCCTAAAGTAGCCCGCCATCTGATTTGGTACCGGTTTTCTCAGAACCCACTGATAAAAATCTGTAACTTTTTTATCAGTCAGCTTTTTCTTACGATTAAGCTTCTGTTATTCCTGAAAAGGGAAGATATTATCTACATTAATACCGTGCTTCCTTTTGGAGCAGCTATTGCGGGAAAATTACGGGGCTGCAGAATAATTTATCATATCCATGAAACTTCCGTAAAACCTAGAATTTTTAAAGATTTTCTGTTCGGAATCGCAAGATTAACGGCTTCAAAAGGGGTTTTTGTTTCAGATTATCTGATGAAAAAAGAACCGATTGTTCAAAATCAGGTACTTCTCTATAATGTTCTGGAGCGCGAATTTGCCGAAAAGGCAGATCAATCCCATGGTATTTACGGTAAAGAACCTATTATTTTAATGATCTGCTCTTTAAAGTCTTACAAAGGGGTAGATGAATTTGTAAAACTTGCAGAAATAAACAGTACGTATCTTTTTAAACTGGTGCTGAATGCTTCGCAGAAGGAGATCGATATTTATTTTAAAGGAAAAACTTTACCGGATCATCTTAAAATTTATCCAACCCAGACTGATACCCATTCTTTTTACCGGGAAGCAAGCATTATTGTTAACCTTTCCCGACCGGATGAATGGGTAGAAACTTTCGGATTAACGATTCTGGAAGGAATGCGCTACCGGCTTCCTGCAATAGTCCCGCCGGTGGGAGGAATCACAGAACTGGTAAACGAAAATAAAAACGGTTTTCTTATTAATTCTGCAGACGTATATGAGCTGTCCGGCAAAATCCATTATCTAATGTGTAATGAAGAAATTTACAAATCTTTCAGCGAATCGGCATATCAAAAAAGCCTGATGTTTTCAGAAGATTATTTTGAAGAAACCTGTGTGCAGATGATTTCCATTTAACGGTTGTTTTTCCGGAATTTGGAATGATGGTCATTTAATTTTTAATTTAAATATTTGAAAATCAGTTATTTGTAATTTAATTTGAATTTGGAATATCAATAGTATAGCTTTTATAAAAATATAATCGTATGAAAACTAAAGTAGCTATTATCGGAACTGTCGGACTTCCTGCCCGATACGGCGGATTTGAAACCCTTACAGAACATCTTGTAGAAGAACTTTCTGATACTTATGATTTTACGGTGTACTGTTCATCAAAAAAATACAGCAGTGAAGAAAGAAAAGAAAGCTGGAAAGGTAGCAGACTTAAATACATTCCTCTTGATGCAAACGGAATTCAGAGCATATTCTACGACAGCTGGTCTATCCTGCATGCATTGCGTGGCAGTGATGTGTTGCTCATTCTCGGAGTTGCGGGGGCGTGGCTTCTGCCTTTTGTAAGAATGTTCACCAATAAAAAAATAATTATTTCTATTGACGGAATCGAATGGAAGAGAGATAAATGGCCGCTGGCTGCAAAACTATATTTGTGGTTTGCAGAAAATCTGGCCGTAAAATATTCCCATATTGATATTTCAGATAACGAGTCAATTCAGGATTATACGTCTTTACGGTATGAAACCATCAGCAGGGTTATTGAATATGGTGCAGATCATACGAGAGTAAATGCTGCTCCCTCAGAACAGGATTTTGTGACCTATCCTTTTTTATCAAAGCCATATGCGGTAAAAGTATGCCGGATAGAGCCCGAAAATAATGTTTTAACGATTTTAAAAGTTTTTAGTGAAAATCCTGAACATCATCTTGTGGTAGTCGGTAATTGGGAAAACAGTCATTATGGAAAAGATCTGAAGCAAAAATTTTCTGTTTTTGAGAATATCAGTCTTCTTGATCCTATTTATGACCAGCATACATTAGATATGATCCGCGGGAATGCTTTTCTGTACATTCACGGGCATTCGGCAGGAGGAACCAATCCTTCTCTGGTAGAAGCGATGTTTTTGGGGCTGCCTGTTATCTGCTATGGCGTTTCTTATAACAGAACGACAACAGGCGACCAGGCCTTCTATTTTTCTGATGAGAAAGAGCTGGAAAACCTCCTTAAGACCCTTACGCAGGATGATATTAAGAAATGCGCTTTGAGAATGAAAAAAATTGCGGAAAATAAATATGTATGGAATACTGTCGCCGAAAAGTACAGCCAGGTTATTCAGGAGAGTTTTTCGGTTACAGCAAAGAAAAATGTCTATCCTGAAATTTCAAGGCTGGATAAAAAAATGCTTGAAAAATATAATATCAGTCATCTGCAGAATATACAGTTATTTAACAATGCTAAAAGCAGGATTTAAAAAATAAACCATTATGAAAAATTTTACAGAACTTACCGTGTATGGGCTTCTTGCTTTTACCCTGTCGATCTGCATCATTCCGCTGATGACGATGGTTGCCCAAAAATTTAAATTAGTTGATGTTCCTAACGCCCGGAAGGTGCATCAGAAAGCCATTCCGCTTATTGGTGGCTTAGCGATAGGTATTATCGTGGCATTGCTTGGCGGATTAACCAGCATGAAGGATGTAGAGGAAATCTTACCGATAATCATTACTTCTTATATAATGCTTCTGGTGGGGACTATGGATGATAAAACAGATATCAAGGCAATCTATAAGTTAGGAATTCAGATTTGTATAAGTATTATTATTGCTTCTTCAGGAATAAGAATTACCTCTTTATACGGACTTTTCGGAATCTATGAAATTGACGTGCTTGCTCAATATATAATTACGGTGCTGGTGATTGCAGCTGCAGTGAATGCCTTTAACCTTATTGATGGTATAGACGGACTGGCAGGAAGCGTTGCCGGAATTGGCTTCATTTTGCTTTTAGCGATTGCCGTTATCGAAAAAAATTACGGTTTGATGAAACTGGTGATGTTATTTATAGGAGGTATTGCTGCTTTTCTCAGATATAATTTTTCAAAAAAGAATAAAGTTTTCCTGGGAAATTCGGGATCACTATTCTTAGGATATTTTCTGGTGTCAATAGGAATTTATATATCAAAATTTGATCATCCGGCGTCCGGTTTCCCTCATGGATTATTTTTCCTGTTATTTGTGTTTACCATCCCGATGATCGACTCCGTGAGAGTATATGCAGACCGGGTATTGCAGGGTAAATCACCTTTTAACGCAGATAAATCCCATATTCATCATTACCTTCTGCAGCTGGGAATATCACATAAAAAAATTACAGTACTTTTTGTGGTGATGAATATTTCCATATTTGCTGCACAATACATCTTTCTGAAAAGCTTTTCCATATATACCTTTCTGGTATCATTGATTGCTTTTGTGGCCATTTTTAAATGCATTAAAGTTCTTAATTTCTTTACCATATGGAAAACTAAAGTAAAAGAACTGGAAAATAATGCACAATGATGATTCTGGGGTCTGATTAATAATTTTTGTTTAGCTAAAGTTGTTTTTCATGTATAATTAGTTTTTGAAAATGCTCCGGAATTTTTCGGAGCATTTATTCATTTTAAAAGTTAACCCTGATATCTGCAGGTTTTTTCATTCTTATGGTAATCTTTAAAGGATCATCTGTGATCTGATAATCTGCATCTTCATAGATTTCATCATCTTTTCTTTCCTGTACTTTGATTTCATCAAATCCGATCTCTGCCTTGGAGATCTCGATCACGAAATCATTTGTATTTTCATCCTCTTTAAAATGTTCTTTTTTAAAATCAATAAACTGCATAATATTTTGTATTTGGTTTGTTTTACAGATGGAGCAAATTGTATGCAAATACGATCTTCATTAGGTTTTTAAATTTAATGAAGATAAGAAAAGCCGATAAAATAATGTTTTTCCGAATGGTGCTGTAATCCATAATTAAGCCCGGCGTCGATTTTAAAATTTTTCATCACTTCCATCTGAAGGGCAGCATTAATGTAGTTTGAAAATTCATGTGCTTTAAAATCGTAAGTATAATAAGTTTCTGCGATTCCGTCAAGGTTTTTGGTCAGCGGATGACTTATGGTAAGAGTCTGCAAAAGTTCGGTATGCATTTCGGGAAGGTCCTGGTCTTTCAGTCGGTCCACTTCTACCTGAAAACCTAAATTCCAGTCTCCTGCAAATTTATAAAGCATAGGTACGATCAACCCGTATTCAAACCTGCTTTCGTCATCATATTGTGAAGAAGGAATTTTAGCATACGGCAGTACTGCCATTACAAAATTGCCTTTATCGTTTCCTGTAATATTCTGTTTTATCCGTAAAGTAATATCGCCAAAACCATGCGTTTTAGAAATATCCCCGGAGCTTTTTTCAGTTTCTTTCTGTATGCCGTAACTCTGAAAACCGACCTGTACAGCGGTTGATCCGGTAATTCCGATTTTTATATTACCCTGATTGATTAGTAAGGTTCTTGTTTTCGTAAGATCAGATTCTTCTCTTGTTAATCGTATGGCATCTGTTTCATATTGAATATGCCCGGCATCCACTGTGTAAGGTGATTCTGTGACATCCGGACGGTCCGTTTCCATTTCCCGCATCATTGATTTCGGAACGGGATTAAATAATGTATATTTTTTTTCATGTTCTTCCTGTGCGCTGCAGCTGAAAGAAATTAAAAAAGCCGATAAAACCAATAAGGAGAAACTGTAATGATGAGTCATTGTTTTTTTTAATGACTATTGCAAATTGTATACTAATTTTCATCATAAAACTTATATGTGGTATTTAAAATTAAATTTATCTGCCGGCATAATAGCCAATCAAGAAATTCCATCTTGTAAATTGTTTTCAAAGCAATTACTTTTGCATAGGCTGAATGCAAACTTTTTATTCTATGAATACATTTCCAGAACATCATCATATAGGCTTGGTTTTCTCATTTCCGGAATTGGTAAAAACACAATTTCGGGGAAATGTGAATGCTGTTTGCTGGGAAAGAAATCTGGAAGGTGATTTTCAGGAAATTGTATCAAAACTTAAACTGAAAGAGAATATTACAGAAGTTTTTATAGATGATCTTTTGGCACTTGATCTGTCTGAAAAAGGGAATACAGCAAGAGAAACCATCATAAAGGATATGCAGATGCTGTCGGATTTTGGAGCAGCACCGTGCCTTAATTTATTGAAAAAATATGAGCGTGATGATGAATTTGATTTTATATCCACCGATGTTTATTCCTATCATGCAGACCGCTCCCCAATAGAGACTTCTACTTTTTTATGTACATACTACGGAGCAGCAAGCGAACTTATCCCGAATGATCAATGCACGCAGAAAATTCTCATTCCTGAAATAAGAGAATCCCTTAAAAAATTGTACGAAGGCTCCGATGAAGAGTTTGAAAATTTTCTGAAAGACAACTTTTTTGACCTTCATTATGCGGCAAATGAAGATGCGAAACCGGTTAATTTAGGAAAGGGTAACCTATGGAGACTTGCAGTAGATCATCCCGGACAAAATGTTTTGCCCTGCATTCATCGGGCCCCGCAGGAAAATCCGGAAGAATACCGTCTTCTGTTAATTTGTTAGTAGGCACTACTTTGTAATTTTATACTTTTGTTTCAGAATTCCTTTTTATTTGACGGAACAACATATTAAAACGTTGGGATTAAATTGATATTAAAAAAGTTTGTCAATCACTTTTCTCGTCTGCTCCATCGCCACGCCAAATACTAGATGTGACCCGAATTCCCATACCCACCAGGATGTTGGCATTTCGGAAACTTTTCCCTGTAGATTAAGAGCCGGAACGGTAGAACCGTGGGTTAATGCCCAAACCGCTGTTCCTGCTGCAATACCTTCGCTTGCTGTGAATTTTTTTCTTTTATCTGTCAGAAAAACATAGCTTACTCCAATCAATGCTCCTAAGGTATAATGGATAATTTTCATGGATTTCATTGTGCTATTATATGAAAGTTCTTTTCCTGTTATCTCAGAATATACTTTTTTAGCCAAAACCGCCGGCGGCATATTTTCCGCCTGATGGGTTACATCTGCACCACGCAACTTCAGTTCATCTTCTTTGGGCGGAAATTTTTTTTCTCCTATTTTCTGAAGTGGTGGTTCTGCAAGAGATTTGACATAAGAAGCAATCAGTCCTACAGCAACTCCCTTTATTAATATTTTTGTAATGGTATTCATTTTTATAATGTAAGTTTGTTTATTTGGGCAGATTTTCGGGCGGCCGTTGAAAACGGCCGCCCGAAAATCTTATATTCAAAAAAACTAAATTATTTCTTCAGAACAGACATTAATTTTTCTGCAACACCTTCTGAAGAAGCCGGGTTTTGTCCGGTAATCAGTAATCCGTCCTGCACAACATGTACGCCCCAGTCGTCTGTTCTGGTATAGTGTCCGCCTGATTTTTTGAGTTCATCTTCAACAAGGAAAGGCACAATCTCTGTAAGCTGAACAGCCTCCTCTTCACTATTTGAAAAACCGGTAACATTTTTATCTTTAACAAAAGGATTACCGTTTTCGAGAACGATATCTTTAAAAACTCCAGGAGCATGACAAACCGCTGCTACTGGCTTCTCATTATTGTAAAAATCAAGGATCAATTGCTGAGAATCTTTGTCAAAAGCAAGATCCCAAAGCGGACCGTGGCCTCCCGGATAAAAAACAGCATCAAAATCAGCTGCTTTCTGATCACTCAGTTTTTTGGTATTGGCAATGATATTTTTTACTTCTTCATCCTGATAATAACGTTTTGTTGCAGTGGTCTGCGCATCAGGATCTTCACTTTTCGGATCAATAGGAGCCTGTCCGCCTTTTGGGGTTGCTACGGTAATATCAAATCCCGCATCTTTCAGTAGATAATAAGGTGCTGCAAATTCTTCTACCCAGAATCCTGTTTTTTTTCCTGTATTTCCCAACTCATCATGGGAGGTTACTACGAATAGTATTTTCATTGTATTTATTTTATGGTTGATTTTTTAATAGATTTAGGTTGAAAAGTGTACTGTTTTTCAATAGAATGACAAGTTTTATCAATAGAAAATCCTGCCTTTTCTTAGGCACTTTTCACACCATATTCGGGTACTACTATACAACTTTATTGCCAATCAGGATCAAAATCAAATAAAATGTGGTATGTAATGAATAGATTAAAAAGAAGGAAATATTTCTTTGATCTATTGACTTTTCATCAGAAGCTCGATCATGAGGATAATAGAAATAAATTTCTTAGAAGACTGATATTTGGGATTCAGCTGTTCCCGGATTTCACCCAGCGCATTGCTCAGCTTGTTGCTGACGGTTTTATTGCTCAAGCCTAATGTTTCAGCAGTTTCATCTACCGACATATTTTTGCGAATTCTCATGTCATATACCTTTTGCTCAGTGGCAGGAAGTGTTGAAACAACTTCGTCAATCATTGCAAAAAGATCAGTAATTTCATATTCGTCAAGAATTTCAAAATATTCTGTATCAGTAAGGTGTACAAAATTTTCAGATTCGTCAATGCTTACGGTAGCCCATTCTTTTTTATGGCTGTTGAAATAATCAATCACCCGGTAATGAAGATGCTTCAGGAAATACCCTTTTGCACTTTCGTTTCCGTCGGTCTGGATGCTTTCTGTATCTTCCAGAACTTTTATCCATAGATTCTGAAGTAATTCTTCTGCCAATTCCTTGTCTTTGGTTCGTGCAAAAACAAAACGGTACAAATCATCCCAATACCTTTCATAGAGTATCATAAAAGCCGGCCGGTCGCCTGTTTTTATTTTTTTCAATAAGATGTGATCCGTCTGATTCATTGATGCAAAATTACCTAAACGAAAATTAACTTTTTGTGAACTTTGGGGAATGTAATATTAATTATTTCTGAAAATGAGACATGAATAATGGAACGAATTTTTATAAATGATTAAAAAACACCGCAAATTGTTAACAAGTCGATCCTAATATAAATACAATGTTAAATTCTTGCTGGGGAAGTTTTTCATTTTCGCTGTTTTATAGATGTAACGGCAAACGTTGATCAGGCATTTATGAAAAACCTACAGTATAAAGAAATTCAGGCATTCGTTTTCAGACTTTGGGAAAGGGAGGTTACTGAAGAAAAAATTTCAGAAAAAGAAAAACAACTTTTAGAGCAATGGAAAACCGGTGTGGAAAAAAATCTGGATGAACACTATATGAAAGAATCAAGAGAAAGAGTTCTGTTTTCTTTGGAACCTTATTTTGCATCAAGACATATTTCACATCATTCGAATACGTTTAAAAAACATTTTTTCCGGATAGCGGCTGCAATTATATTGCTTTTTACGGTAGGTGGTTTTTTCATCTATCATTCGTTCTTTAAGGCGGACAAATATTATGCAGAATCTGCCAATAGAAAAATAATACTGGCAGACGGTTCAGTTGTCATATTGCTTCCCGGTTCGCAGCTTACGGTAGAAAAGTCTTTTCCACAGGATACCCGGATTGTTGATCTGAAAGGGAACGCTGTTTTCACGGTGGCAAAATCAAAAAAACATCCGTTCATTGTACATGCTGAAGGTTTCAGTACAAAAGTATTGGGAACTGTTTTTAAAATTACACAAACCGGAAACAGTAAAACAGTAGATCTTTATGAAGGAAAAGTTGCCGTTTCTTACGCGGGTGCTCCGGTCGCTTTTCTGAAGCCTCATCAGAAATGGACGAATTTCGGGATTTCACGCACTGCAGCTGTAATTTCTTATGAAAAAGAAAAAACTACTCATAAAATATTTCCGTCTTTATTATCATTAAGCTTTAATGATGTTATGATGAAGGAAGTAGCGGAAGTTCTTCAGAAAAACTACGGTATCAGTATCATTTACCCTAAAGAATTTGCAGAAAAGAAAATAACCGCCGATTTCACAGGTGGTAGTACTGACGAAAATATTGAAGCACTTGCTTTCATACTTGGACTTGAAGTACAAAAAGAAAAGCAGACCTACATTCTTAAATAATACCAATTAAACTAATAATCAGATCAATATAATAAAGTAAACACTAGAAATGAAAAGTTTGAAATGTAGTTTTACCATTGCGGCCATATTTTTTTCGATAGCGGCAGAGGCGCAGGAATTGTCACAGAAAGTGTCGTTTACGGCTCCGGCAGGAAGGTCTTTGATCGAAGTGCTGGAAGAATTTGCAGGTAAAACAGGAATGAGATTGGCTTATTCAAAGACAGATATTAAAGATGTAAAAATAAAAAAAATACAGTGTGAAAATATTCCTGTTCATCGATGTCTGGACGATTTAACCACCGGGCTTCCTGTAGTATATCGGCTTCGTGGAGATCTTATTTCGGTTAAATATAATGCATCTGAAGTTTCCGTATCGGGAAACGGAAGAATATCCGGAAAAATAGTGGATGAAGTCGGGAATCCGGTTGCAGGTGCAGAAGTCAGTATTGCAGGCAGAAAAACCGTAACTGATAACAACGGAGATTTTGTGATAGAACTTCCCTCAGGAATCTATACGTTAACGGTAAAGTCTCCCAAATACAACTCTTTACGTGTAGAAAAACTGCAGGTAAAAGATAATACAATCAATACCGTTTCTTTTGCCATGCGGTCGGTTTCGGATAAAGTTTCAGATATAAAAGAAGTGGTGATCACGGCGACAAAAAAAGCAGATACACAGGCCGGATTATTAACGCAGCAAAAAAAAGCTGCTCAGATGAGTGATGGAATCTCGGCAGAACAGATTTCAAAAACACCGGATAATGATTTGGGTGCAACTCTGAAAAGAGTAACGGGCGTCACTACTATCGATAATAAATATGTGGTAGTACGATCCATGGGTGAGCGCTGGAATACCGCTGCGATGGATGGAATCAACCTTCCAAGTACGGAAGCCTATAACCAGAATTTTTCCTTTGATATTATTCCGAATTCTATGGTGGAAAGTGTTGTGATCAGTAAAACCGCAACACCCGATATGAATGCAAGTTTTGCCGGAGGATTTGTAGAAGTAAAAACAAAGGACATTCCTAATGAAAATTTTACAACTGTGACATTGGGAACTTCTTATAATGATATCGCAACTTTTAAAGAATTTCTTACCCGGAAAAGAGGGAAATATGATTACTTCGGCTATGACGATGGAACAAGAGATTTTCCTCTGGACCTTGTGTACACAGATTGGAATAATCCGTTGTTTTTTGAACAGTCAAAGCGTTTTGTTAATGATAATTTTACCAATTATAAGACGAAGGCAGATCTGAATTCCAATATGCAATTAGCATTGGGAAGAAGTTTTAAATTGAAAAATGATAATAAATGGGGACTTGCCGGCGCACTGACTATTCGGAACGAACAAAATAAACTAGATATAGATCACACTGGAAGGGGAGGATGGCTGGATAATGCAGGACTTATCAACAACTGGCAGGAATTGGGAGTGGCACCAGTGAAGTTTTTTAATTTTAAAAATAAAGGAGCGTCTTACAGTTACAATTCCACCATCGGAGCAATGCTGAATTTCGGATTGCAGCTGGGAAAGAACAGGCTGTCCTTCCGTAACTCATATACGCATATTTACGATCAGACCCTTACAAGAATTACGGGATGGAACGAGTATACCGGCGGTACCGGCCAGCCGGCAATGGCAGAAGGTTCATACAATTATTTTTATAATGGGATCATCCCTGATAACGATCCTTCTCAGCTTGCTGCCCTGGATCGTCCTTATACGGATAATACGGATTATCCTGTTTATCAGACCTTATTGCAGAATAAGCTGGAGGGAAACCACAAGATAAAAGAGGTGGAAATCAACTGGTTTGCTGCAAGAACAGGTGTAATTTCAGATACTAAAGATTATACACAGTACCAGACTTTTTATGATTTTGTGGGAAGTGAAATTTTAACCTACCATCAGATTTATAATTCAGGGAATAATTTTTCAAGAGGATATATCGGAAATAAAGAAACCGATTATAATTTCGGAGCTTCGGCAAAATGGAACATGAATGCCGGAAACTTTAAGACCGATATCAAAATAGGGTACGCCGGTGCTCTGAAAAGCAATACCAACGAGCAGCAGAAATTTTTCCTGAAAGTGGATGAAAACCGTGATGTTCCCAATAGTGAAAAAAATTACCTGAAAATGTACGGTCTGCTTTCAGATTGGTTTGATGGTTCACACTATACGCAGGGAGGCATCGGGTGGCAGACCAAACCGCTTTACAAAAGTGATACATATGAAGGAGAGGTAGATCAGCATGCAACCTACATCATGTTTGATAACCGCTGGAAAAACAAATTGAGACTGGTTTGGGGAGTTCGCGCCGAATATTTTAAATATA comes from the Chryseobacterium nepalense genome and includes:
- a CDS encoding FecR family protein, whose protein sequence is MKNLQYKEIQAFVFRLWEREVTEEKISEKEKQLLEQWKTGVEKNLDEHYMKESRERVLFSLEPYFASRHISHHSNTFKKHFFRIAAAIILLFTVGGFFIYHSFFKADKYYAESANRKIILADGSVVILLPGSQLTVEKSFPQDTRIVDLKGNAVFTVAKSKKHPFIVHAEGFSTKVLGTVFKITQTGNSKTVDLYEGKVAVSYAGAPVAFLKPHQKWTNFGISRTAAVISYEKEKTTHKIFPSLLSLSFNDVMMKEVAEVLQKNYGISIIYPKEFAEKKITADFTGGSTDENIEALAFILGLEVQKEKQTYILK
- a CDS encoding TonB-dependent receptor produces the protein MKSLKCSFTIAAIFFSIAAEAQELSQKVSFTAPAGRSLIEVLEEFAGKTGMRLAYSKTDIKDVKIKKIQCENIPVHRCLDDLTTGLPVVYRLRGDLISVKYNASEVSVSGNGRISGKIVDEVGNPVAGAEVSIAGRKTVTDNNGDFVIELPSGIYTLTVKSPKYNSLRVEKLQVKDNTINTVSFAMRSVSDKVSDIKEVVITATKKADTQAGLLTQQKKAAQMSDGISAEQISKTPDNDLGATLKRVTGVTTIDNKYVVVRSMGERWNTAAMDGINLPSTEAYNQNFSFDIIPNSMVESVVISKTATPDMNASFAGGFVEVKTKDIPNENFTTVTLGTSYNDIATFKEFLTRKRGKYDYFGYDDGTRDFPLDLVYTDWNNPLFFEQSKRFVNDNFTNYKTKADLNSNMQLALGRSFKLKNDNKWGLAGALTIRNEQNKLDIDHTGRGGWLDNAGLINNWQELGVAPVKFFNFKNKGASYSYNSTIGAMLNFGLQLGKNRLSFRNSYTHIYDQTLTRITGWNEYTGGTGQPAMAEGSYNYFYNGIIPDNDPSQLAALDRPYTDNTDYPVYQTLLQNKLEGNHKIKEVEINWFAARTGVISDTKDYTQYQTFYDFVGSEILTYHQIYNSGNNFSRGYIGNKETDYNFGASAKWNMNAGNFKTDIKIGYAGALKSNTNEQQKFFLKVDENRDVPNSEKNYLKMYGLLSDWFDGSHYTQGGIGWQTKPLYKSDTYEGEVDQHATYIMFDNRWKNKLRLVWGVRAEYFKYTLISQQLDADDPRNVTKGSIEEKPWQWMPSANFTYSPSSKINVRLAYNRSVIRPQFNERTGLPYFDPVANGLIYNTEMTSSVINNYDFKFEWFPNLGEIISAGLYYKNIDRPIEREGFISNEGNLFLYNGNSKNAKLKGFEVEVKKSLGFIQESFFLQHLFISGNFTYNTTKVIAFKDRYKTEDTDETYEVERPLYGQTPYAYNLGLLYDGERLGVNFLYNAKGDQYITVGYAYIGEEIQRPYAVADAQISYKLLRNKNLEVKFNVRNLFNRVKEFYNNFNSYSVFKGSGTDYQTQREALELLPGATDKYDKDIDRILFRAYNGRTFGLSVNYTF